In Agromyces sp. 3263, a single genomic region encodes these proteins:
- a CDS encoding manganese catalase family protein — MFFHVQRLINEIVPDEPDPAAANALQEGLGGQFGEMRTMMQYLFQAMNFRGPAGKPYRDLLQGIGTEEISHVELIGTTISRLLDGSPRYQGKQTDPLDEPGAKGATPLSIALDEGNIHHYLVGAQGALPVDAAGNPWSGSYVYNSGNLPLDLLYNLMLESTGRLQKCRIYEMTANATARATIAYLIVRDQAHENAYAKALETLGVNWRALLPIPKTDASKFPEVKKLLDEGLQSKQYTFDLMGQSEAGRIFQGLSPSGDGTNLQAQEQAPGGFPSTIAPERYEEFSPGLDPELLALVQATAEMELADVQALFGPIPADAASSSRGGAEPADAAAAKGS, encoded by the coding sequence ATGTTCTTCCACGTCCAGCGCCTGATCAACGAGATCGTCCCAGACGAGCCCGACCCCGCCGCGGCCAACGCCCTGCAGGAGGGCCTGGGCGGCCAGTTCGGCGAGATGCGCACCATGATGCAGTACCTCTTCCAGGCCATGAACTTCCGTGGCCCGGCGGGCAAGCCCTACCGCGACCTGCTGCAGGGCATCGGCACTGAGGAGATCAGCCACGTCGAGCTCATCGGCACGACCATCTCCCGGCTGCTCGACGGCTCGCCGCGCTACCAGGGCAAGCAGACGGATCCCCTCGACGAGCCAGGCGCGAAGGGTGCGACGCCGCTGAGCATCGCGCTCGACGAGGGCAACATCCACCACTACCTGGTCGGCGCGCAGGGGGCGCTCCCCGTGGATGCGGCGGGCAACCCGTGGAGCGGCAGCTACGTCTACAACTCGGGCAACCTGCCGCTCGACCTGCTCTACAACCTGATGCTGGAGTCGACCGGTCGGCTGCAGAAGTGCCGCATCTACGAGATGACCGCGAACGCCACGGCGCGCGCGACCATCGCCTACCTCATCGTGCGCGACCAGGCCCACGAGAACGCCTATGCCAAGGCGCTCGAGACGCTGGGGGTGAACTGGAGGGCGCTGCTGCCGATCCCCAAGACGGATGCCTCGAAGTTCCCCGAGGTCAAGAAGCTGCTCGACGAAGGGCTGCAGAGCAAGCAGTACACCTTCGACCTCATGGGGCAGTCGGAGGCGGGCCGGATCTTCCAGGGCCTGTCACCCTCCGGCGACGGCACGAACCTGCAGGCGCAGGAGCAGGCGCCCGGCGGATTCCCCTCGACCATCGCACCCGAGCGCTACGAGGAGTTCTCACCGGGGCTCGACCCCGAACTGCTCGCCCTCGTGCAGGCGACGGCCGAGATGGAGCTCGCCGACGTCCAGGCCCTGTTCGGTCCGATCCCCGCGGATGCCGCATCCTCGTCGAGGGGCGGCGCGGAACCGGCCGATGCGGCGGCGGCGAAGGGCTCCTGA
- a CDS encoding diacylglycerol kinase family protein — MPTAPSTSEPASASDSSPSKQRLAAVIYNPVKVDIDELRAAIAAEPAAADWAETLWFETTEEDPGTGQAKQALEAGADMVIAAGGDGTIRSVAQELGGTSTSLALLPSGTGNLLARNLELTLDDLENSIRVAYDGVDRQIDLAWASIRREGGTVERAAYLVMAGFGLDAKMLSNTDEELKAKVGWLAYVDAMRKALRDKNHMRMRYRLDGHGARAVSAHTLIIGNCGSLPANILLLPQAAIDDGRFEAVFLRPESAWGWVQIFVKVIWENGVLRRTKWGRKLASRDVDAVRYVRGRRLDVVLSHPEEVELDGDTFGRAEAFRTWIDAGGLTVRVPVTEGESESEPASESDSEPAAT; from the coding sequence ATGCCCACGGCCCCCAGCACGTCCGAGCCCGCCTCCGCGTCCGATTCCAGCCCCTCGAAGCAGCGCCTCGCCGCCGTCATCTACAACCCGGTGAAGGTCGACATCGACGAACTGCGGGCGGCCATCGCCGCCGAGCCGGCCGCCGCCGACTGGGCGGAGACCCTTTGGTTCGAGACCACCGAGGAGGACCCCGGCACCGGCCAGGCGAAGCAGGCACTCGAGGCCGGCGCCGACATGGTGATCGCGGCCGGCGGCGACGGCACCATCCGATCGGTCGCCCAGGAACTCGGCGGCACCTCGACGTCGCTTGCCCTGCTGCCGTCGGGCACCGGCAACCTGCTCGCCCGAAACCTGGAGCTGACGCTCGACGACCTCGAGAACTCCATCCGCGTCGCCTACGACGGCGTCGACCGGCAGATCGATCTCGCGTGGGCCTCCATCCGCCGCGAGGGCGGCACCGTCGAGCGGGCCGCCTATCTGGTGATGGCCGGGTTCGGGCTCGACGCGAAGATGCTCTCGAACACCGACGAGGAGCTGAAGGCGAAGGTCGGCTGGCTCGCCTACGTCGATGCCATGCGCAAGGCCCTGCGCGACAAGAACCACATGCGCATGCGCTACCGCCTCGACGGCCACGGCGCGCGCGCCGTGTCGGCGCACACCCTGATCATCGGCAACTGCGGGTCGCTGCCGGCCAACATCCTGCTGCTCCCCCAGGCGGCGATCGACGACGGGCGCTTCGAGGCGGTGTTCCTCCGTCCCGAGAGCGCGTGGGGCTGGGTGCAGATCTTCGTGAAGGTGATCTGGGAGAACGGCGTCCTTCGCCGCACGAAGTGGGGCCGCAAGCTCGCCTCGCGCGACGTCGACGCGGTGCGATACGTCCGTGGGCGCCGGCTCGACGTCGTGCTCAGTCATCCCGAGGAGGTCGAGCTCGACGGCGACACCTTCGGACGCGCCGAGGCGTTCCGCACGTGGATCGACGCCGGCGGCCTGACCGTGCGCGTCCCGGTGACCGAGGGCGAGTCCGAGTCCGAGCCCGCCTCGGAGTCGGACTCGGAGCCTGCTGCCACGTGA
- a CDS encoding pyridoxamine 5'-phosphate oxidase family protein: protein MDEERTPTRELSEDECWQRLRDAPYGRIAAAAAGEVDIFPVNHVVDGSTIVFRTSPGTKLLELTIHHGVAFEIDGFTETDAFSVVVKGSAEEFDRQSEVEAAERLGATPWAPEEKDRWVRITPTAVHGRTFRRP from the coding sequence ATGGACGAGGAGCGCACGCCGACCCGGGAGCTGTCCGAGGACGAATGCTGGCAGCGGCTGCGCGATGCTCCGTACGGGCGCATCGCCGCCGCGGCTGCGGGCGAGGTGGACATCTTCCCCGTCAACCACGTCGTGGACGGCTCGACGATCGTCTTCCGCACCTCGCCCGGCACGAAACTGCTCGAGCTGACGATCCATCACGGTGTGGCCTTCGAGATCGACGGCTTCACCGAGACCGACGCGTTCAGCGTGGTCGTCAAGGGCTCCGCCGAGGAGTTCGATCGCCAGAGCGAGGTCGAGGCTGCGGAGCGGCTCGGTGCCACGCCCTGGGCGCCCGAGGAGAAGGACCGGTGGGTGCGGATCACGCCCACCGCGGTGCACGGCCGCACATTCCGGCGCCCCTGA
- a CDS encoding helix-turn-helix domain-containing protein: MPERETGTSRPTKANRGPAAGPENRRALIAAAREVFAVDGLQAPFSAVAKRAGVGQGSLYRHFPDKLSLAIAVFDENLDALEASVAPPEATLDDLLDTIIEQAVASTALIDLIWSNRHDRQVAHLGDRLAAVAETVLVRERAAGRIGDHVETEDVLLAVTMLTDVVARTDAEDRRAVSRRAWAIFHAAFAPH; encoded by the coding sequence GTGCCTGAACGTGAGACGGGAACTTCGCGGCCGACGAAGGCGAACCGCGGACCGGCTGCCGGGCCCGAGAACCGGCGGGCGCTCATCGCCGCGGCCCGCGAGGTCTTCGCCGTCGACGGGCTGCAGGCGCCGTTCAGCGCCGTCGCCAAGCGGGCGGGCGTCGGACAGGGCAGCCTCTACCGGCACTTCCCCGACAAGCTCTCCCTCGCGATCGCGGTGTTCGACGAGAACCTCGACGCGCTCGAGGCATCCGTCGCACCGCCCGAGGCCACGCTCGATGACCTGCTCGACACGATCATCGAGCAGGCCGTGGCCTCGACCGCCCTCATCGACCTGATCTGGAGCAACCGGCACGACCGCCAGGTGGCGCACCTCGGGGACCGGCTGGCAGCGGTCGCCGAGACCGTGCTCGTGCGGGAACGGGCGGCCGGGCGCATCGGCGACCACGTCGAGACCGAGGACGTGCTGCTCGCCGTCACCATGCTGACCGACGTGGTGGCGCGCACCGACGCCGAGGATCGGCGCGCCGTCTCGCGCCGCGCGTGGGCGATCTTCCACGCCGCGTTCGCGCCGCACTGA
- a CDS encoding SDR family NAD(P)-dependent oxidoreductase, with protein sequence MSTPDTLTGDDSIKTWLAHPVGGPILRELLAQSGQDADVLKPVSRLAIKRLIKLSKGQFSQQMVDDLVARAAAGEVPAGSSGVADAPSAAAEASAPVVERPEWVERLDQGRFSGKTVIVTGAGSGIGRATASRIAREGGRVVAVDVSQERLDEFAAEHDGADIVTLVADITDDAKIAEIVGAAGERIDGLANIAGIMDDMTPIGELTDAVWQRVFAVNVDGTMKLMRAVAPLMVAQGSGSIVNTASEAALRGSAAGVAYTASKHAVVGLTKSTAFMYGPSGLRVNAVAPGPTITNIEAKFASPLGAERVQLAMTILPDAAEAEALAASITFLLSDDGVNINGVVLASDGGWSAA encoded by the coding sequence ATGAGCACCCCTGACACCCTCACCGGCGACGACTCCATCAAGACCTGGCTCGCCCACCCCGTCGGCGGCCCCATCCTCCGAGAGCTGCTGGCGCAGTCCGGCCAGGACGCCGACGTGCTGAAGCCCGTGAGTCGACTCGCGATCAAGCGCCTCATCAAGCTCAGCAAGGGCCAGTTCAGCCAGCAGATGGTCGACGACCTGGTCGCTCGCGCCGCGGCGGGCGAGGTGCCGGCCGGCTCGAGCGGCGTCGCGGATGCCCCGAGCGCCGCCGCCGAGGCATCCGCCCCCGTCGTGGAGCGCCCCGAGTGGGTCGAGCGACTCGACCAGGGCCGCTTCTCCGGCAAGACCGTGATCGTGACCGGCGCCGGATCGGGCATCGGCCGCGCGACCGCATCCCGCATCGCCCGCGAAGGCGGCCGGGTCGTGGCCGTCGATGTGTCGCAGGAGCGTCTCGACGAGTTCGCCGCCGAGCACGACGGCGCCGACATCGTGACCCTGGTCGCCGACATCACCGACGACGCGAAGATCGCCGAGATCGTCGGCGCAGCCGGTGAGCGCATCGACGGCCTCGCGAACATCGCCGGGATCATGGACGACATGACGCCCATCGGCGAGCTCACCGACGCCGTGTGGCAGCGCGTGTTCGCGGTCAACGTCGACGGCACCATGAAGCTCATGCGCGCGGTCGCGCCGCTCATGGTCGCCCAGGGCTCGGGCTCGATCGTGAACACGGCCTCCGAGGCAGCACTGCGCGGTTCGGCCGCGGGTGTGGCCTACACCGCGTCGAAGCACGCCGTCGTCGGCCTCACGAAGTCGACCGCGTTCATGTACGGACCCAGCGGCCTCCGCGTGAACGCCGTCGCTCCGGGCCCGACCATCACGAACATCGAGGCGAAGTTCGCGTCGCCGCTCGGCGCGGAGCGCGTGCAGCTCGCGATGACGATCCTCCCGGATGCCGCCGAGGCGGAGGCCCTCGCCGCGTCGATCACCTTCCTCCTGAGCGACGACGGCGTGAACATCAACGGCGTCGTGCTGGCATCCGACGGCGGCTGGTCGGCGGCCTGA
- a CDS encoding YbaK/EbsC family protein, with the protein MRFGTLDFTPALDSPGLLAPPTAAALQRADAAGASDAASPAPPAGEVLVVAIDPGLADTAAFCAHYEISMEDGANCVIVQARRGERTWYAACLVRGSDRADVNGVVRRHLDARKLSFAPMDDAVALSGMEYGGITPVGLPADWPILVDESVAGHERLIVGSGVRGSKLLVTGAFLAGLPNAEVLRIAQG; encoded by the coding sequence ATGCGCTTCGGAACGCTGGACTTCACGCCGGCCCTCGACTCCCCCGGGCTGCTCGCGCCGCCGACGGCCGCGGCCCTGCAGCGAGCGGATGCCGCGGGCGCATCGGATGCCGCGAGCCCGGCCCCACCCGCCGGTGAGGTGCTGGTCGTCGCGATCGACCCCGGCCTCGCCGACACCGCCGCCTTCTGCGCCCACTACGAGATCTCGATGGAGGACGGCGCGAACTGCGTGATCGTGCAAGCCCGCCGCGGCGAGCGCACCTGGTACGCCGCGTGCCTCGTGCGCGGCTCCGATCGGGCCGACGTCAACGGGGTCGTGCGTCGCCACCTCGACGCGCGCAAGCTGTCGTTCGCGCCGATGGACGACGCGGTCGCGCTGAGCGGCATGGAGTACGGCGGGATCACGCCCGTGGGGCTTCCCGCCGACTGGCCGATCCTCGTCGACGAGTCAGTCGCCGGCCATGAGCGGCTCATCGTCGGCAGCGGCGTCCGTGGCTCGAAGCTGCTCGTGACGGGCGCGTTCCTCGCGGGCCTGCCGAACGCCGAGGTGCTGCGGATCGCGCAGGGCTGA
- a CDS encoding SPFH domain-containing protein, whose translation MFDFALTPVIGIIALVIVAVVILWIWAKVLYRNVSPDEAIVVTGKRSKRKVVDGIDTEESGQRVVHGQGVWIMPFFQKAHKISLRSRAIEIRAEAQTNNGITVHVDAVAIVKVGDSASAIRAAAQRFLGQDKNIDIFAQEVLSGSLRASIGATDVTTIINRRDELSASVLGVARESLANQGLDVDSFEIKGISDNNGYIDDLGRAEQAKVRKQAEIAEAEAQREAREAVIAAEQTVAEREAGLAQRKAALQRETDKATAEAAAARPLAEALSQQEVVAQQEITAQKRAALRAAELDSEVKAVADAQAYKVKVEAEAAAEAVRIAAEADRVARTASAEALRAEGLAEADAIQARGAAEAAATKAAAEAVAQQSEALLQMRVIDALPLIARELAAPMSNIDQLTVVSTDGASQLAKNAVSGLTEVDAMLSSTMGVGLRELIGGLVGGTAAGAAAGSAIARNGDAHGAVGAAAERRDAVAVAEREASAPALVE comes from the coding sequence GTGTTCGACTTCGCCCTCACCCCCGTCATCGGGATCATCGCCCTCGTCATCGTCGCCGTCGTCATCCTGTGGATCTGGGCGAAGGTGCTCTACCGCAACGTGTCACCCGATGAGGCGATCGTCGTCACCGGCAAGCGCTCGAAGCGCAAGGTCGTCGACGGCATCGACACCGAGGAATCCGGCCAGCGCGTCGTGCACGGGCAGGGCGTCTGGATCATGCCGTTCTTCCAGAAGGCGCACAAGATCTCGCTGCGCTCGCGGGCGATCGAGATCCGCGCCGAGGCGCAGACGAACAACGGCATCACCGTGCATGTCGACGCCGTCGCGATCGTCAAGGTCGGCGACAGCGCGTCCGCCATCCGTGCAGCGGCCCAGCGGTTCCTGGGGCAGGACAAGAACATCGACATCTTCGCCCAGGAGGTGCTGTCGGGCTCGCTCCGCGCGTCGATCGGTGCGACGGATGTCACCACGATCATCAACCGGCGCGACGAGCTCTCGGCGTCCGTGCTCGGCGTCGCCCGCGAGTCGCTCGCCAACCAGGGCCTCGACGTCGACTCGTTCGAGATCAAGGGCATCTCCGACAACAACGGCTACATCGACGACCTCGGCCGCGCCGAGCAGGCCAAGGTGCGCAAGCAGGCCGAGATCGCCGAGGCCGAGGCGCAGCGCGAGGCCCGCGAGGCCGTGATCGCCGCCGAGCAGACCGTCGCCGAGCGCGAGGCCGGCCTGGCCCAGCGCAAGGCCGCGCTCCAGCGCGAGACCGACAAGGCCACCGCCGAGGCCGCAGCGGCCCGACCGCTCGCCGAGGCACTGTCGCAGCAGGAGGTCGTGGCGCAGCAGGAGATCACCGCCCAGAAGCGCGCCGCGCTGCGCGCCGCCGAGCTCGACTCCGAGGTCAAGGCCGTCGCCGACGCCCAGGCCTACAAGGTCAAGGTGGAGGCCGAGGCCGCCGCCGAGGCGGTGCGCATCGCCGCCGAGGCCGACCGGGTCGCCCGCACCGCCTCGGCGGAGGCGCTGAGGGCCGAGGGCCTTGCCGAGGCCGACGCCATCCAGGCCCGTGGTGCGGCCGAGGCCGCCGCGACCAAGGCCGCCGCAGAGGCCGTCGCCCAGCAGTCCGAGGCGCTGCTGCAGATGCGGGTCATCGACGCGCTGCCCCTCATCGCCCGCGAACTCGCCGCCCCCATGTCGAACATCGACCAGCTCACCGTCGTCTCGACCGACGGCGCCTCGCAGCTCGCGAAGAACGCGGTCTCGGGCCTCACCGAGGTCGACGCGATGCTGAGCTCGACGATGGGCGTCGGGCTGCGGGAGCTCATCGGCGGGCTGGTCGGCGGCACCGCGGCCGGCGCGGCGGCCGGAAGCGCCATCGCCCGGAACGGCGACGCGCACGGCGCGGTCGGCGCCGCGGCCGAGCGCCGCGACGCGGTCGCAGTCGCAGAGCGCGAGGCGAGCGCGCCGGCCCTGGTGGAGTAG
- a CDS encoding SOS response-associated peptidase: protein MCGRFANDAKVDEMIQEFVAEGGDFRDWVPQYSIAPTQVVPIVRERKNNDTGEVARSVDAAVWNFHPSFMKDSKRPQFNTRIETVATNGLWKGAFASSRCLVPMRGYYEWTGEPGSKQAWFLHGEQPLLAAAGIYTARKVGDEWEVSTSIITREARDASGEIHDRMPVFLEREVWDEYLAPVKLDDEGKQEMVALLTAESEKVAATISNYEVDRRVNNSRTVDPGDPALIEPLDAAG, encoded by the coding sequence ATGTGCGGACGATTCGCGAACGACGCCAAGGTCGACGAGATGATCCAGGAGTTCGTCGCCGAGGGCGGCGACTTCCGCGACTGGGTGCCCCAGTACTCCATCGCGCCCACCCAGGTCGTGCCCATCGTGCGCGAGCGCAAGAACAACGACACGGGTGAGGTCGCTCGGTCGGTGGACGCCGCGGTGTGGAACTTCCATCCGTCGTTCATGAAGGACTCGAAGCGTCCGCAGTTCAACACGCGCATCGAGACCGTCGCCACCAACGGCCTGTGGAAGGGCGCGTTCGCGTCGTCGCGCTGCCTCGTGCCGATGCGCGGCTACTACGAGTGGACGGGCGAGCCCGGCAGCAAGCAGGCATGGTTCCTGCACGGTGAGCAGCCGCTGCTCGCCGCCGCCGGCATCTACACGGCGCGCAAGGTGGGCGACGAGTGGGAGGTGTCGACGTCGATCATCACGCGCGAGGCTCGGGATGCCTCGGGCGAGATCCACGACCGCATGCCGGTGTTCCTCGAGCGGGAGGTCTGGGACGAGTACCTCGCCCCTGTCAAGCTCGACGACGAGGGCAAGCAGGAGATGGTGGCGCTGCTCACGGCCGAGTCCGAGAAGGTCGCCGCCACGATCTCGAACTACGAGGTCGACCGCCGCGTGAACAACTCGCGCACGGTCGATCCCGGTGACCCGGCCCTCATCGAACCGCTCGACGCCGCCGGCTGA
- a CDS encoding alpha/beta hydrolase → MRDVVYAERDGFRPLALDLHLPAGPSGSDASAARPPADTALPVVLFLHGGGWQVGSRREFGPDIADAFERIVEAGFAVASVDYRLSAEAVFPAQVDDVLAAIGWLRANGPGLGLDASRLVLWGESAGATLAMLVGLRADAAARAVIDWYGPTDFIEHARALGREHDPGCSEAKWFGATVGSDPATAAAASPARRAHGDAPPFLIVNGTADTSVPASQAVLLADALAAAGAEATLVLVEGAGHRWEGDVDRDALLDDAIAFARRAVA, encoded by the coding sequence ATGCGCGACGTCGTGTACGCGGAGCGTGACGGATTCCGGCCGCTCGCGCTCGACCTGCACCTGCCCGCGGGGCCGTCGGGGTCGGATGCCTCGGCGGCGCGCCCGCCCGCTGACACGGCCCTGCCCGTCGTGCTCTTCCTGCACGGCGGCGGTTGGCAGGTCGGAAGCCGCCGCGAGTTCGGGCCCGACATCGCCGACGCATTCGAGCGGATCGTCGAGGCCGGGTTCGCCGTGGCATCCGTCGACTACCGGCTGAGCGCCGAGGCGGTCTTCCCGGCCCAGGTCGACGACGTGCTCGCGGCCATCGGCTGGCTGCGAGCGAACGGACCGGGCCTCGGGCTCGACGCCTCGCGACTGGTGCTCTGGGGCGAGTCGGCGGGTGCGACGCTCGCCATGCTCGTCGGCCTGCGAGCGGATGCCGCGGCGCGCGCCGTCATCGACTGGTACGGGCCGACCGACTTCATCGAGCACGCCCGCGCCCTCGGTCGCGAGCACGACCCCGGCTGCAGCGAGGCGAAGTGGTTCGGCGCCACCGTCGGGTCGGACCCCGCCACCGCCGCGGCCGCGAGCCCCGCGCGACGGGCGCACGGGGATGCGCCGCCGTTCCTCATCGTGAACGGCACCGCCGACACGTCGGTGCCCGCGTCGCAGGCGGTGCTGCTCGCCGACGCGCTCGCCGCGGCCGGCGCCGAGGCGACGCTCGTGCTCGTCGAGGGCGCCGGTCACCGCTGGGAGGGCGACGTCGATCGCGACGCGCTGCTCGACGACGCCATCGCCTTCGCGCGTCGGGCGGTCGCGTGA
- a CDS encoding cupin domain-containing protein, whose translation MQFQPKQPTTKGPAELFTGDVHFDVIARGEEPSRLRVNLVRFAPGARTAWHRHSLGQTLQVIDGIGLVQARGGVVRVMRPGDTVHTPPGEWHWHGASADSFMCHLAMWEDDDATWGEHVTGEEYGAVAIDRRD comes from the coding sequence ATGCAGTTCCAACCCAAGCAGCCCACCACGAAGGGGCCCGCAGAGCTCTTCACCGGCGACGTGCACTTCGATGTCATCGCCCGCGGCGAGGAGCCGTCGCGGCTGCGCGTCAACCTCGTGCGATTCGCGCCCGGCGCCCGCACGGCCTGGCACCGCCACTCCCTCGGGCAGACGCTGCAGGTCATCGACGGGATCGGCCTCGTGCAGGCGCGCGGCGGCGTGGTGCGGGTGATGCGACCCGGCGACACCGTGCACACGCCGCCCGGCGAATGGCACTGGCACGGGGCATCCGCCGACTCGTTCATGTGCCACCTCGCCATGTGGGAGGACGACGACGCGACCTGGGGCGAGCACGTCACCGGCGAGGAGTACGGCGCCGTGGCGATCGACCGGCGCGACTGA